A genomic window from Canis lupus dingo isolate Sandy chromosome 13, ASM325472v2, whole genome shotgun sequence includes:
- the REST gene encoding RE1-silencing transcription factor — MATQVMGQSSGGGGLFTGSGNIGMALPNDMYDLHDLSKAELAAPQLIMLANVALTGEVNGSCCDYLVGEERQMAELMPVGDNNFSDSDGEGLEESPEIKGEPSGLENMELESLELSVVEPQPVFEVSAAPEIYNSNKDLPPETPGAEDKCKNLKSKPFRCKPCQYEAESEEQFVHHIRVHSAKKFFVEESAEKQAKARESGSSTAEEGDFSKGPIRCDRCGYNTNRYDHYTAHLKHHTRAGDNERVYKCIICTYTTISEYHWRKHLRNHFPRKVYTCGKCNYFSDRKNNYVQHVRTHTGERPYKCELCPYSSSQKTHLTRHMRTHSGEKPFKCDQCSYVASNQHEVTRHARQVHNGPKPLNCPHCDYKTADRSNFKKHVELHVNPRQFNCPVCDYAASKKCNLQYHFKSKHPTCPNKTMDVSKVKLKKTKKREADLPDNNITNEKTETEQTKVKGDVAGKKNERSVKVEKKDNVSKEKKSCSNASTQVTTRTRKSAMETKEMDVHTGNNSEATGKTKKSKRRMEAEAHSLKDPVNDEEPVTKKKKKAESKSKNSQEVPKGDSKVEENKKQNTCVKKSTKKKSLKNKSSKKSSKPAQKEVAQKEPAQKGLALMEPSPPKGPAQLEPSPRGPAQLETSPPRGPAQMEPPPALESTQMDVGQMEPPPPVESAQIGSSQMEPPPPMGPVQMEVVQMEPPPTEPSLHMEPSPKKSPRKDKKEKSNIQSEMARKEQVLIEVGLVPVKDSQLLKESASAQDHLPPPPPPPPLPPPKENSKEEESKDQKLFTENEGSKEAPLQKVEVEEAEKGLAGLAAIKESANISSSEQNLTIPEGEILDAKCQADTVLCEMEMDTDENKTENPPGKGPAVEEPVSPVLHPLPIENHEAVSKTAVTSPPVTMAVNESQEMDEDEGIHSHDGSDLSDNMSEGSDDSGLNGARPVPQETSRKNAKEALAVKVGEGDFVCIFCDRSFRKEKDYSKHLNRHLVNVYFLEKAAKGQE; from the exons ATGGCCACCCAGGTAATGGGGCAGTCTTCTGGAGGAGGAGGGCTGTTCACAGGCAGTGGCAACATTGGCATGGCCTTGCCTAACGACATGTATGACTTGCATGACCTCTCCAAAGCTGAACTGGCGGCGCCCCAGCTTATCATGTTGGCAAATGTGGCCTTAACTGGGGAAGTAAATGGCAGCTGCTGTGATTACCTGGTTGGTGAAGAAAGACAGATGGCAGAATTGATGCCTGTTGGAGATAACAACTTTTCAGATAGTGACGGAGAAGGACTTGAGGAGTCTCCTGAAATAAAAGGTGAACCCAGTGGACTGGAAAACATGGAACTGGAAAGTTTGGAGCTCAGTGTTGTCGAACCACAGCCTGTGTTTGAGGTATCAGCTGCCCCAGAAATTTACAACTCAAATAAAGATCTTCCTCCTGAAACACCTGGAGCAGAGGACAAATGCAAGAACTTGAAGAGCAAACCTTTTCGCTGTAAGCCATGCCAGTATGAAGCGGAATCAGAAGAACAGTTTGTGCATCACATCAGAGTTCATAGTGCCAAGAAGTTTTTTGTGGAAGAAAGTGCAGAGAAGCAAGCAAAAGCCAGAGAATCTGGGTCTTCCACTGCAGAGGAGGGCGATTTCTCCAAGGGCCCCATTCGCTGTGACCGCTGCGGCTACAATACCAATCGATATGATCACTATACCGCTCACCTGAAACACCACACCAGAGCTGGGGATAATGAGCGAGTCTACAAGTGCATCATTTGCACATACACCACAATCAGCGAGTATCACTGGAGGAAACACTTGAGAAACCATTTTCCAAGGAAAGTATACACATGTGGAAAATGCAACTATTTTTCCGACAGAAAAAATAACTATGTTCAACATGTTCGAACTCATACAG GGGAACGCCCATACAAATGTGAGCTTTGTCCTTACTCAAGTTCTCAGAAGACTCATCTAACTAGACATATGCGTACTCATTCAG GTGAGAAGCCATTTAAATGTGATCAGTGCAGTTATGTGGCCTCTAATCAACATGAAGTAACCCGCCACGCAAGACAGGTTCATAATGGGCCTAAACCTCTCAACTGTCCACATTGTGACTACAAAACAGCAGATAGAAGTAATTTCAAAAAACACGTAGAGCTACATGTTAATCCACGGCAGTTCAATTGCCCTGTATGCGACTATGCAGCTTCTAAGAAGTGTAATTTGCAGTATCATTTCAAGTCTAAGCATCCTACTTGTCCTAATAAAACAATGGATGTCTCAAAAGTGaaactaaagaaaaccaaaaagcgAGAGGCTGACCTGCCTGATAACAATATTACCAATGAAAAAACAGAGACAGAACAGACAAAAGTAAAGGGGGATGTGGCTGGAAAGAAGAATGAGAGGTCTGtaaaagtggagaaaaaagataatgtttcaaaagagaaaaagtcttGTAGTAATGCTTCCACCCAAGTGACTACTAGAACTCGCAAATCAGCAATGGAAACTAAAGAAATGGATGTGCATACAGGAAATAATTCAGAAGCTACCGGTAAAaccaagaaaagcaaaaggaggaTGGAAGCTGAAGCCCATTCCTTAAAAGACCCTGTAAATGATGAGGAACCtgtgacaaaaaagaaaaagaaggcagaaagcaAATCCAAAAATAGTCAGGAAGTGCCAAAAGGTGATAGCAAAGTAGaggagaataaaaagcaaaatacctgcgtgaaaaaaagtacaaagaagaaaagtctgaaaaataagTCAAGTAAAAAAAGCAGCAAGCCTGCTCAGAAAGAGGTTGCTCAGAAGGAGCCTGCTCAGAAGGGGCTTGCTCTGATGGAGCCTTCTCCTCCCAAGGGGCCTGCTCAATTGGAGCCTTCTCCCAGGGGGCCTGCTCAGTTGGAGACTTCTCCTCCCAGGGGGCCTGCTCAGATGGAGCCGCCCCCGGCCCTAGAGTCTACTCAGATGGATGTTGGTCAAATGGAGCCGCCTCCCCCAGTGGAGTCTGCTCAGATAGGGTCTTCTCAGATGGAGCCACCTCCTCCCATGGGCCCTGTTCAGATGGAGGTTGTTCAGATGGAGCCTCCTCCCACAGAGCCTTCTCTTCACATGGAACCAAGTCCCAAAAAGTCTCCTcgaaaagataaaaaggaaaagtccAACATACAGAGTGAAATGGCACGGAAGGAGCAAGTCCTTATTGAAGTGGGCTTAGTGCCTGTTAAAGATAGCCAGCTTCTAAAGGAAAGTGCAAGTGCACAGGATcacttaccaccaccaccaccaccaccaccactgccgcCACCAAAGGAAAACTCAAAAGAAGAGGAGTCAAAAGACCAAAAATTATTCACTGAAAACGAAGGAAGTAAAGAAGCCCCTCTTCAAAAAGTAGAagtagaagaggcagagaaaggtcTAGCTGGTCTTGCTGCTATTAAGGAATCTGCCAATATTTCATCCTCTGAACAAAACTTGACTATACCAGAGGGTGAAATTTTAGATGCTAAGTGTCAGGCTGACACTGTGCTTTGTGAAATGGAAATGGACACTGAtgagaacaaaacagagaatcccCCTGGCAAAGGCCCAGCAGTTGAAGAACCTGTTTCACCAGTGCTGCATCCCCTACCAATAGAAAACCATGAAGCAGTGTCTAAAACTGCTGTGACATCACCTCCTGTCACCATGGCAGTAAATGAGTCTCAGGAAATGGATGAAGATGAAGGCATCCACAGTCATGATGGAAGTGATCTAAGTGACAACATGTCAGAGGGTAGTGATGACTCTGGATTGAATGGGGCCCGGCCAGTTCCACAAGAAACCAGCAGGAAAAATGCAAAGGAAGCCTTAGCAGTcaaagtgggagagggagatttTGTTTGTATCTTCTGTGATCGctcttttagaaaggaaaaagattacAGCAAGCACCTCAATCGTCATTTGGTTAACGTATACTTCCTTGAAAAAGCAGCTAAAGGGCAGGAGTAA